Proteins encoded by one window of Streptacidiphilus sp. PB12-B1b:
- a CDS encoding lipid-transfer protein translates to MLKDRAAVVGIGQTRFARHLDEPEKTLACRAVLAALDDAGIDPCEVDALASYTMEETDEVELAKAIGAGDITFFSRTGFGGGGSGATVAHLAMAVATGQATVGVAWRARKRGSGVRPWTSTSVQLPTPAQWTRPFGLLRPADEIGMLARRYMHEYGATRDHLFNVALACRNRANQNPAAVMYDRPLTREMYMDARWISEPLCLYDNCLETDGALACVVVGAERARDCRRKPVYVHAAAQGLPSQHHGMVNYWNDDPLTGPAWTAARQLWKTADLGPQDVDVAQIYDAFTPLIPLSLEGYGFCGRGEGAAFTEGGALELGGRLPINTGGGGLSEGYVHGFNLINEGVKQLRGTSTAQVPDASTCLVTAGEGVPTSALLLRA, encoded by the coding sequence ATGCTCAAGGACCGTGCGGCCGTCGTCGGCATCGGCCAGACCCGCTTCGCCAGGCACCTCGACGAGCCCGAGAAGACCCTCGCCTGCCGGGCGGTGCTGGCCGCGCTCGACGACGCCGGGATCGACCCCTGCGAGGTCGACGCCCTCGCCTCCTACACCATGGAGGAGACCGACGAGGTCGAGCTCGCCAAGGCGATCGGCGCCGGGGACATCACCTTCTTCAGCCGCACCGGCTTCGGCGGCGGCGGCTCCGGCGCCACCGTCGCGCACCTGGCCATGGCCGTCGCCACCGGACAGGCCACCGTCGGCGTCGCCTGGCGGGCCCGCAAGCGCGGCTCCGGCGTCCGGCCGTGGACCAGCACCAGCGTCCAACTGCCCACCCCGGCGCAGTGGACCAGGCCGTTCGGGCTGCTGCGGCCGGCCGACGAGATCGGGATGCTGGCCCGCCGCTACATGCACGAGTACGGCGCCACCCGCGACCACCTCTTCAACGTGGCCCTGGCCTGCCGCAACCGCGCCAACCAGAACCCGGCCGCGGTCATGTACGACCGGCCGCTGACCCGCGAGATGTACATGGACGCCCGCTGGATCTCCGAGCCGCTCTGCCTCTACGACAACTGCCTGGAGACCGACGGCGCGCTGGCCTGCGTCGTCGTCGGCGCCGAGCGCGCCCGCGACTGCCGCCGCAAGCCGGTCTACGTGCACGCCGCCGCCCAGGGCCTGCCATCGCAGCACCACGGGATGGTCAACTACTGGAACGACGACCCGCTGACCGGACCGGCCTGGACCGCCGCCCGCCAGCTGTGGAAGACCGCCGACCTGGGCCCGCAGGACGTCGACGTGGCCCAGATCTACGACGCGTTCACGCCGCTGATCCCGCTCTCGCTCGAGGGCTACGGCTTCTGCGGGCGCGGTGAGGGCGCGGCCTTCACCGAGGGCGGCGCGCTGGAACTCGGCGGACGGCTGCCGATCAACACCGGCGGCGGCGGCCTCTCCGAGGGCTACGTCCACGGCTTCAACCTGATCAACGAGGGCGTGAAGCAGCTGCGCGGCACCTCCACCGCGCAGGTGCCGGACGCCTCGACCTGCCTGGTCACCGCCGGGGAGGGCGTCCCCACCTCGGCCCTGCTGCTGCGCGCCTGA
- a CDS encoding Zn-ribbon domain-containing OB-fold protein: MNADKPASEPSVTEAVHAAGGMVGGMLLPWPDVDGEPFWRYALQGELRVQSCADCGLRRFPPRPCCPGCHSFDSRWQLTSGRGRIWSFVVAHPPLLPAYAEHAPYPVAVVELDDAPAIRLVGALTPSARRPDAPLDAVTAEAGARLRIGAPVQAVFQTVAPGVAVPRWALTGS, translated from the coding sequence GTGAACGCCGACAAGCCCGCATCCGAACCGTCCGTCACCGAGGCCGTGCACGCCGCCGGGGGCATGGTCGGCGGGATGCTGCTGCCCTGGCCGGACGTCGACGGGGAACCGTTCTGGCGGTACGCGCTCCAGGGCGAGCTGCGGGTGCAGAGCTGCGCCGACTGCGGGCTGCGGCGCTTCCCGCCGCGCCCCTGCTGCCCCGGCTGCCACAGCTTCGACAGCCGCTGGCAGCTGACGTCCGGTCGCGGCCGGATCTGGTCCTTCGTGGTGGCGCACCCGCCGCTGCTGCCCGCCTACGCCGAGCACGCCCCCTACCCGGTGGCCGTGGTGGAGCTGGACGACGCCCCGGCGATCCGGCTGGTCGGCGCGCTCACCCCGTCGGCCCGACGCCCGGACGCGCCGCTGGACGCCGTCACCGCCGAGGCCGGGGCGCGGCTGCGGATCGGGGCGCCGGTGCAGGCCGTGTTCCAGACGGTCGCGCCGGGCGTGGCCGTGCCCCGCTGGGCGCTGACCGGCTCCTGA
- the galE gene encoding UDP-glucose 4-epimerase GalE — MSWLITGGAGFIGAHVVRAMVEDGISVVVLDDLSTGDPVRLPAGVPLVNGSTLDRALLDRVIAEHRVEGVLHIAAKKQVGESVALPLHYYRENVEGLRVVLEAAAEAGVRRFLLSSSAAVYGMPDVETVTESTPCAPMSPYGETKLVGEWLVRATGRAHGMGTVALRYFNVAGAATPELGDPGVFNLVPMVFERLAAGKAPLVFGADYPTPDGTCIRDYIHVADIATAHVAAVHRLRDNPDDTELVLNIGRGEGVSVSEMLDVIGRVTGLDARGEVVDRRPGDPARVVASAELIAKELGWTAQYGVEEMIASAWAGWQLRHPE, encoded by the coding sequence ATGAGTTGGCTGATCACAGGCGGAGCAGGTTTCATCGGAGCGCACGTCGTACGTGCCATGGTCGAGGACGGTATATCCGTCGTCGTGCTGGACGATCTCAGCACCGGCGACCCGGTCCGGCTCCCGGCGGGGGTGCCGCTGGTCAACGGCTCGACCCTGGACCGCGCGCTGCTCGACCGGGTGATCGCGGAGCACCGGGTCGAGGGCGTGTTGCACATCGCCGCCAAGAAGCAGGTGGGCGAGTCGGTGGCGCTGCCGCTGCACTACTACCGGGAGAACGTGGAGGGCCTGCGGGTGGTCCTGGAGGCCGCCGCCGAGGCGGGCGTCCGGCGCTTCCTGCTCTCCTCCTCCGCCGCCGTGTACGGCATGCCGGACGTGGAGACCGTCACCGAGTCCACGCCGTGCGCGCCGATGAGCCCGTACGGCGAGACCAAGCTCGTCGGCGAGTGGCTGGTCAGGGCCACCGGGCGGGCCCACGGCATGGGCACGGTGGCGCTGCGCTACTTCAACGTCGCCGGAGCGGCCACCCCCGAGCTGGGCGACCCCGGCGTCTTCAACCTGGTCCCGATGGTCTTCGAGCGGCTCGCCGCCGGAAAGGCCCCGCTGGTCTTCGGCGCGGACTACCCCACGCCGGACGGCACCTGCATCCGCGACTACATCCACGTCGCCGACATCGCCACCGCCCATGTGGCGGCCGTGCACCGGCTGCGGGACAACCCGGACGACACCGAACTGGTCCTCAACATCGGCCGGGGCGAGGGCGTCTCGGTCAGCGAGATGCTCGACGTCATCGGCCGGGTCACCGGCCTGGACGCCCGCGGCGAGGTCGTCGACCGCCGCCCCGGCGACCCGGCCCGGGTGGTGGCCTCGGCCGAGCTGATCGCCAAGGAGCTGGGCTGGACGGCGCAGTACGGCGTCGAGGAGATGATCGCCTCCGCCTGGGCCGGCTGGCAGCTGCGCCACCCGGAGTAG
- a CDS encoding cyclopropane-fatty-acyl-phospholipid synthase family protein → MTGTAEQLASVLTELLGTELPVRLRTWDGSQAGPPGAPMLVLRNRRALRHLIWRPDELGLARAYVSGDLEIDPGTDLYELLTAVVRLVERTDTVTLRPGARELLGPQGRRLLRTATTLGAIGPRPPLPPEEARRLKGSRHSLGRDRTAISHHYDVGNDFYRLVLGPSLVYSCAYWTPESSTLEQAQEAKLDLICRKLGLRPGMRLLDVGCGWGSLLLHAARHYGVTGVGITLSEEQARGARERIAEAGLAEQLTTRLQDYREVVDGPFDAISSVGMAEHVGTEQYRRYAGLLYGLLAPGGRLLNHQIARRPSAPGERYRTSPFITAYVFPDGDLSPVGETVSLLEQAGFEVRDVESLREHYALTLRAWVSNLESDWDRATALTSTGRARVWRLYMAASALAFEENRIGVNQVLAVRTTADGGSGLPGTRAAWLTAAGGQQPAQGPGPGSALDSELSSEPA, encoded by the coding sequence ATGACGGGCACGGCGGAGCAACTGGCCTCGGTTCTGACCGAGCTGCTCGGCACGGAACTGCCGGTACGGCTGCGCACCTGGGACGGCTCGCAGGCGGGCCCGCCCGGCGCCCCGATGCTGGTGCTGCGCAACCGGCGGGCCCTGCGGCACCTGATCTGGCGTCCGGACGAGCTGGGCCTGGCCCGCGCCTACGTCTCCGGCGATCTGGAGATCGACCCCGGCACCGACCTGTACGAGCTGCTCACCGCCGTGGTGCGGCTGGTCGAGCGGACGGACACGGTGACGCTGCGTCCGGGCGCCCGGGAGCTGCTCGGCCCGCAGGGGCGCCGGCTGCTGCGCACCGCCACCACCCTCGGGGCGATCGGCCCGAGGCCGCCGCTGCCGCCGGAGGAGGCCCGCCGGCTGAAGGGCAGCCGCCACTCCCTGGGCCGGGACCGCACCGCCATCAGCCACCACTACGACGTCGGCAACGACTTCTACCGGCTGGTGCTGGGCCCGTCCCTGGTCTACTCCTGCGCCTACTGGACGCCGGAGTCGTCCACCCTGGAGCAGGCGCAGGAGGCCAAGCTGGACCTGATCTGCCGCAAGCTCGGCCTGCGCCCGGGCATGCGGCTGCTGGACGTGGGCTGCGGCTGGGGCTCGCTGCTGCTGCACGCCGCCCGTCACTACGGGGTGACCGGCGTCGGGATCACCCTCTCCGAGGAGCAGGCGCGCGGCGCCCGGGAGCGCATCGCCGAGGCCGGGCTGGCCGAGCAGCTGACGACCCGGTTGCAGGACTACCGCGAGGTCGTCGACGGCCCGTTCGACGCGATCTCCAGCGTCGGCATGGCCGAGCACGTCGGTACGGAGCAGTACCGACGCTACGCCGGGCTGCTGTACGGGCTGCTCGCCCCCGGCGGGCGGCTGCTGAACCATCAGATCGCCCGGCGGCCCAGCGCCCCCGGCGAGCGCTACCGCACCAGCCCCTTCATCACCGCGTACGTCTTCCCCGACGGCGACCTCTCGCCGGTCGGCGAGACCGTCAGCCTGCTGGAGCAGGCCGGATTCGAGGTCAGGGACGTCGAGTCGCTGCGCGAGCACTATGCGCTGACGCTGCGGGCCTGGGTCTCCAACCTGGAGTCCGACTGGGACCGGGCCACCGCGCTGACCAGCACCGGGCGGGCCCGGGTCTGGCGGCTCTACATGGCGGCGTCCGCGCTGGCCTTCGAGGAGAACCGGATCGGCGTCAACCAGGTGCTGGCGGTGCGCACCACCGCCGACGGCGGCAGCGGACTGCCCGGCACCCGGGCGGCCTGGCTGACCGCCGCCGGAGGGCAGCAGCCGGCCCAGGGCCCCGGACCGGGCTCGGCTCTGGATTCGGAACTGAGTTCGGAGCCCGCCTGA